The Ralstonia wenshanensis genome includes a region encoding these proteins:
- a CDS encoding amidohydrolase family protein → MPTRRAFNTGLLAMLGSTALAGCAVTGNSDISRGGPARITAIDTHAHVFERGLPLAGARRYAPTYDAPLSAYLAQLDAHGVSHGVLIQPSFLGVDNSYLLAALKQAPQRLRGVAVIDPAAPETLLTQMNAEGIVGIRLNLIGAADPQLKSPVWQAALARLHALGWHVELHVEARRLPALLQPLLDAQVNVVVDHFGRPDPALGVDDPGFAALLAAGRSRRVWVKISGAYRNGANGRGEAIAQAAMPRLKDALGLDRLVWGSDWPHTQFESQINYDKMWAFAGVLLPNAADRKQVLIDTPAQLFRFV, encoded by the coding sequence ATGCCCACTCGCCGCGCCTTCAACACTGGGTTGCTTGCCATGCTAGGTTCCACCGCCCTTGCCGGCTGCGCCGTCACCGGCAACAGCGACATCTCGCGCGGAGGCCCCGCTCGCATCACCGCCATCGACACGCACGCGCATGTGTTCGAACGCGGGCTGCCGCTGGCCGGTGCGCGCCGCTATGCGCCCACCTATGACGCGCCGCTGTCGGCCTACCTCGCGCAGCTCGACGCGCATGGCGTGTCGCACGGCGTGCTGATCCAGCCGAGCTTTCTGGGCGTCGACAACAGCTACCTGCTGGCCGCGCTCAAGCAAGCGCCGCAGCGCCTGCGCGGTGTGGCCGTGATCGACCCGGCCGCGCCCGAGACCTTGCTCACGCAGATGAACGCCGAGGGCATCGTCGGCATTCGCCTGAACCTGATCGGTGCGGCAGACCCGCAATTGAAATCGCCCGTGTGGCAAGCCGCGCTGGCACGCCTGCATGCGCTCGGCTGGCATGTGGAATTGCATGTCGAGGCACGCCGCCTGCCCGCGCTGCTGCAGCCGCTGCTGGATGCGCAGGTGAACGTGGTGGTTGATCACTTCGGCCGCCCCGATCCGGCGCTCGGTGTGGACGACCCCGGCTTTGCCGCATTGCTCGCCGCTGGCCGCTCGCGCCGCGTGTGGGTGAAGATTTCCGGCGCTTACCGGAACGGCGCCAACGGCCGCGGCGAAGCCATCGCCCAGGCCGCCATGCCGCGCCTGAAGGATGCACTCGGCCTGGACCGCCTCGTCTGGGGCAGCGACTGGCCGCACACGCAGTTCGAATCGCAAATCAACTACGACAAGATGTGGGCCTTCGCCGGTGTACTGCTGCCCAACGCAGCAGACCGCAAGCAGGTGCTGATCGACACGCCCGCGCAGTTGTTCCGCTTCGTCTGA
- a CDS encoding class I SAM-dependent methyltransferase — protein MQQHRLVDQQFGQVAQAYLTSAVHAQGADLDALAALAQSVPHAKVLDLGCGGGHVSFAMAPHVAAMVAYDLSEDMLSVVAAEAARRGLAQLHTQAGRAESLPFDDAAFDIVATRFSAHHWYDVRKGLAEARRVLKPGGKLVIVDIVAPEAPLLDTLLQTAEVLRDASHVRDYRVSEWQAMLAEAGFQPGTPRTWKLTMAFDSWIARIRTPQVRADAIRDLFDRAADEARAYFAVAPDHSFAIDAMLIEAT, from the coding sequence ATGCAGCAGCATCGACTCGTCGACCAGCAATTCGGCCAGGTCGCCCAGGCCTACCTGACCAGCGCAGTGCATGCGCAGGGCGCCGATCTGGACGCGCTGGCGGCGCTGGCGCAATCGGTGCCGCATGCCAAGGTGCTTGATCTTGGCTGCGGCGGCGGGCACGTGAGCTTTGCGATGGCGCCGCACGTGGCGGCCATGGTGGCGTATGACCTGTCAGAAGACATGCTCAGCGTGGTGGCCGCCGAAGCAGCGCGCCGCGGCCTTGCGCAATTGCACACGCAAGCCGGCCGCGCCGAGAGCCTGCCCTTTGACGATGCCGCGTTCGATATCGTTGCCACGCGTTTTTCCGCTCACCACTGGTACGACGTGCGCAAGGGCCTGGCTGAAGCGCGCCGCGTGCTCAAACCCGGCGGCAAGCTCGTCATCGTGGATATCGTCGCGCCGGAAGCACCGCTGCTCGACACGCTGCTGCAAACCGCCGAGGTGCTGCGCGACGCGTCGCACGTGCGCGACTACCGTGTGTCCGAATGGCAGGCCATGCTGGCCGAGGCCGGTTTCCAGCCGGGCACCCCGCGCACGTGGAAGCTGACGATGGCCTTCGACAGCTGGATCGCCCGCATCCGCACCCCGCAGGTGCGCGCAGATGCCATCCGCGACCTGTTCGACCGCGCGGCCGATGAAGCACGCGCGTACTTTGCCGTGGCGCCCGACCATTCATTTGCCATCGACGCGATGCTGATCGAGGCCACCTGA
- a CDS encoding sensor histidine kinase has product MYALFPAFVSSLFLFYGVYVVTTRGRTRASLAFLGMTTLTCLWQGIWAFLFQTHDVGAAQVLAKLGWIAILVMPTMLYHFAVEVADAPGERRWLVAAYALDAVLIALLLTTNLVIDGVYQFHFGFYPKAGVLEAVHIAQTAALVTRGMWVLYREQQHATAEKRKRLLTCLVGVGLISLAAADYAVNYGMAFYPPGVLPLAIALGIIAVGVVKFDLMRPYALAATVAHEVRTPLTTIRLQAAEIARAWPDVYRGYQLAIDNGLCQPPQHPAMLDRLSKLAGAITSEVASAHSVIEMALASVTLERLDRRTFAAHSLHECVQTAVAQYPFQAGERERVQVQAFNADWRFVGSDTLLVYVLFNLLKNALHAIQIARKGHIEISARQDGDAYVLVVRDSATGIPPSVQRRMFDPFFSTKHVGKGSGVGLTFCRRVMQAFGGRIQCESVVGEYTLFSMRFPQPPAI; this is encoded by the coding sequence ATGTACGCCCTGTTCCCCGCCTTCGTCTCGTCGCTCTTCCTGTTCTACGGCGTCTATGTCGTGACCACGCGCGGCCGCACGCGCGCGAGCCTGGCGTTTCTCGGCATGACGACGCTCACGTGCCTGTGGCAAGGCATCTGGGCGTTTCTCTTCCAGACACATGACGTGGGCGCAGCCCAGGTGCTCGCCAAGCTCGGCTGGATCGCCATCCTCGTCATGCCGACCATGCTCTATCACTTTGCCGTGGAGGTTGCCGACGCACCGGGTGAGCGGCGCTGGCTCGTGGCTGCCTATGCGCTGGACGCTGTGCTGATCGCGTTGCTGCTGACCACCAATCTCGTCATCGACGGTGTGTACCAGTTCCACTTCGGGTTCTATCCGAAGGCAGGCGTGCTGGAGGCCGTGCATATCGCCCAGACAGCCGCGCTGGTCACGCGCGGCATGTGGGTGCTCTACCGCGAGCAGCAGCATGCCACGGCCGAGAAGCGCAAACGACTGCTGACGTGCCTCGTCGGCGTGGGACTGATTTCGTTGGCGGCAGCCGACTACGCAGTCAACTACGGCATGGCGTTCTACCCGCCGGGGGTGCTACCCCTGGCCATTGCGCTCGGGATCATCGCCGTGGGCGTGGTCAAGTTCGACTTGATGCGCCCTTACGCACTGGCTGCCACCGTGGCACACGAGGTGCGCACGCCGCTGACGACCATCCGCTTGCAGGCGGCAGAAATCGCCCGCGCCTGGCCAGACGTCTATCGCGGCTATCAGCTCGCCATCGACAATGGCCTGTGCCAACCGCCGCAGCATCCGGCCATGCTGGACCGCCTGTCCAAACTGGCGGGAGCCATCACGTCGGAAGTCGCGTCCGCACACAGCGTGATCGAGATGGCCCTGGCCTCCGTCACGCTGGAGCGCCTGGACCGTCGCACCTTCGCCGCCCATTCGCTGCACGAATGCGTCCAGACGGCCGTGGCGCAGTACCCGTTCCAGGCTGGTGAGCGCGAACGCGTGCAGGTGCAGGCGTTCAACGCCGACTGGCGTTTCGTGGGCTCCGACACGCTGCTGGTGTATGTGCTCTTCAACCTGCTCAAGAATGCGCTGCATGCCATCCAGATTGCGCGTAAGGGACACATCGAAATCTCCGCCCGCCAGGATGGAGACGCCTATGTGCTCGTGGTGCGCGACAGCGCCACCGGCATTCCGCCCAGCGTGCAGCGCCGCATGTTCGACCCGTTCTTCTCCACCAAGCATGTCGGCAAGGGCTCGGGCGTGGGCCTGACGTTCTGCCGCCGCGTCATGCAGGCATTTGGCGGGCGCATCCAGTGCGAATCTGTGGTTGGGGAATACACGCTGTTCTCCATGCGGTTTCCCCAACCTCCTGCTATCTGA
- a CDS encoding acyl-CoA thioesterase → MPTGQSIATVVNHYLRNAELPEAISAQQTFQHAFDVYLKDSNAYANTYFARYFEWQGVVRERWFHECIDADLLMSGRVIFVTKLAHQEFVEETFPFQRVECHLNTFRVQPCSFYMVFRFVSGGRLVSLGYQQVVCANAERVIQRLPDHVRTRVKSYELDTLPELAHVS, encoded by the coding sequence ATGCCGACAGGCCAATCCATTGCCACAGTCGTCAACCACTATCTGCGCAATGCCGAGCTGCCCGAAGCTATTTCCGCGCAGCAGACGTTCCAGCACGCCTTCGATGTCTATCTGAAGGATTCCAACGCCTACGCCAACACGTATTTCGCCCGGTATTTCGAGTGGCAGGGTGTGGTGCGCGAGCGGTGGTTTCACGAATGCATCGACGCGGACCTGCTCATGAGCGGGCGCGTGATTTTCGTGACCAAGCTCGCGCATCAGGAATTCGTTGAAGAGACATTCCCGTTTCAGCGCGTGGAATGCCACCTGAACACCTTCCGGGTGCAGCCGTGCTCGTTCTACATGGTGTTCCGGTTTGTTTCTGGCGGGCGGCTGGTGTCGCTAGGGTATCAGCAGGTGGTGTGCGCCAACGCCGAGCGCGTGATTCAGCGCTTGCCCGACCACGTGCGCACGCGTGTGAAGTCGTATGAGCTGGACACGCTGCCGGAGCTGGCGCACGTGTCCTGA
- a CDS encoding diguanylate cyclase domain-containing protein translates to MLIAALACAALVSIALIGLSWPRRDDTEVSAFMLLALGTALWSGARLMEVVSFDMPVRVGWAKVAYLGIMMVPAAWLRMVVGLIRPELNALLLVRVGWVLALLVGAGFVGLVATNELHHLVWLDARFVVIDGIRGAVFEHGRMFWVATAYNYVLLAISLVLLVLPIDEVASGLYVSSRTQVRLALVIGQLLPLVAHLAYLQRWTTALGGDLTPATFAVSTALLGWIVLRPRLRDTAAYARGKIIESMRDGCIVLARDGSIASINAAARHLLPTAKVHAMPPGVLNVAGILREFERTRLPNRHQVWLPDTGRTLEVTLEGLSDARGRHAGVFLLLRDVTVEQLQRAGMASAQDALRGELQRTQAKLSVLENDVNRDALTHLFNRRFFETQAPRLFDHARRDKRPVTLALFDIDCFKQYNDTYGHLRGDDCLRMVADTLGTACRHPDDFIARVGGEEFVAMLFDLDRDEARLAVARAVAMVAERAEPHAASVAAPYVTLSAGAVTLTPADEHLDVLLEWADAALYDAKRSGRNTFRFHQSPPGLRSVAGGE, encoded by the coding sequence ATGCTGATCGCTGCACTGGCTTGCGCTGCACTCGTTTCGATCGCGCTGATTGGCCTCTCATGGCCGCGTCGCGATGACACGGAAGTCTCCGCCTTCATGCTGCTGGCGCTCGGTACCGCGCTCTGGAGCGGCGCGCGCCTCATGGAGGTCGTCAGCTTCGACATGCCCGTGCGCGTGGGCTGGGCCAAAGTCGCCTATCTTGGGATCATGATGGTGCCGGCCGCGTGGCTGCGCATGGTCGTTGGCCTCATACGGCCAGAACTCAATGCATTGCTGCTGGTGCGCGTGGGTTGGGTGTTGGCGCTGCTCGTGGGCGCCGGATTCGTCGGGCTGGTCGCTACCAATGAACTGCATCACCTGGTATGGCTTGATGCGCGTTTCGTCGTCATCGACGGCATACGGGGCGCGGTGTTCGAGCACGGGCGCATGTTCTGGGTGGCCACCGCCTACAACTACGTGCTGCTGGCTATCAGCCTAGTGCTGTTGGTGTTGCCCATCGACGAGGTTGCCTCCGGGCTCTATGTGTCGTCGCGCACGCAGGTGCGGCTGGCGCTTGTCATCGGGCAACTGCTGCCGCTGGTGGCGCATCTTGCCTATCTGCAGCGTTGGACGACGGCGCTCGGCGGCGATCTCACACCCGCCACGTTTGCCGTCAGCACAGCATTGCTCGGCTGGATCGTCTTGCGGCCGCGCCTGCGCGATACCGCCGCTTATGCTCGCGGCAAGATCATCGAATCCATGCGTGATGGTTGCATTGTGCTCGCCCGCGATGGCTCCATCGCCAGCATCAACGCCGCCGCGCGCCACCTGCTGCCGACTGCCAAGGTGCATGCAATGCCGCCAGGCGTGCTGAACGTGGCCGGCATCCTGCGCGAGTTTGAGCGTACGCGCCTGCCCAACCGCCATCAGGTCTGGTTGCCCGACACGGGTCGCACGCTGGAAGTCACGCTCGAAGGCTTGAGCGACGCGCGCGGCCGGCATGCCGGCGTTTTCCTGCTGCTGCGCGACGTGACGGTCGAGCAGTTGCAGCGTGCCGGCATGGCCAGCGCCCAGGATGCACTGCGCGGCGAGTTGCAGCGCACGCAGGCCAAGCTCAGCGTGCTGGAGAACGACGTCAACCGCGACGCACTTACGCACCTGTTCAACCGGCGCTTTTTTGAGACACAGGCCCCGCGCCTGTTCGACCACGCCCGCCGTGACAAGCGCCCTGTCACGCTGGCGCTGTTCGACATCGACTGCTTCAAGCAATACAACGACACCTACGGCCACCTGCGTGGCGACGATTGCCTGCGCATGGTGGCCGACACGCTGGGCACGGCGTGCCGCCACCCCGATGACTTCATCGCGCGTGTGGGCGGAGAAGAATTCGTCGCCATGCTGTTTGACCTGGATCGCGACGAGGCCCGGCTGGCCGTGGCGCGTGCGGTGGCCATGGTGGCAGAACGGGCCGAACCGCACGCGGCGTCCGTTGCCGCGCCGTACGTCACGCTGTCGGCGGGCGCTGTCACCCTCACGCCCGCCGACGAACACCTGGACGTATTGTTGGAATGGGCCGATGCGGCGCTCTACGATGCCAAGCGCAGCGGGCGCAATACGTTCCGCTTTCATCAGAGTCCGCCGGGGCTGCGGAGTGTTGCGGGCGGGGAGTAG